A section of the Aythya fuligula isolate bAytFul2 chromosome 9, bAytFul2.pri, whole genome shotgun sequence genome encodes:
- the ZMAT3 gene encoding zinc finger matrin-type protein 3, with the protein MILLQQAGLLPHPEKPPSLPMSVATRPRATSPLSPPKPLGLGPSLHHAQDEELAKAVEQDPMLEELCKPLCCKLCNVTLNSAQQAQAHYQGKNHSKKLRNYYAANSCPAPARMNNAVEPAPPQVVSLPAQMGSSKPGGRVILATENDYCKLCDASFSSPAVAQAHYQGKNHAKRLRLAEAQNNSFSDASELGKRRTRKEGNEYKMMQNRRNMYTVQNNTGPYFNPRSRQRIPRDLAMCVTPSGQFYCSMCNAGASEEMEFRQHLESKQHKSKVSEQRYRNEMENLGYVQ; encoded by the exons ATGATTCTTTTACAGCAAGCAGGACTTCTTCCTCATCCTGAGAAGCCTCCATCTCTTCCTATGTCAGTGGCTACAAGGCCCAGAGCCACCTCACCGCTGTCCCCACCCAAACCTCTCGGACTGGGGCCTTCCCTTCACCACGCACAAGACGAAGAGCTTGCAAAGGCGGTGGAGCAGGACCCTATGCTGGAGGAACTATGTAAGCCTCTGTGCTGTAAGCTTTGCAATGTCACGCTGAATTCAGCACAACAAGCCCAGGCTCATTACCAG GGTAAAAACCATAGTAAGAAACTCCGAAATTACTATGCTGCCAATAGCTGTCCGGCACCTGCCAGGATGAATAATGCGGTTGAGCCTGCCCCGCCTCAGGTTGtctcccttccagctcag ATGGGATCCAGTAAACCAGGTGGCCGAGTGATCTTGGCCACAGAGAACGATTACTGCAAGCTTTGTGATGCCTCGTTTAGTTCTCCGGCTGTGGCGCAGGCTCACTACCAAGGGAAAAATCATGCCAAACGGCTGCGTcttgcagaagcacagaataaTTCGTTCTC GGATGCATCGGAACTAGGCAAACGGAGGACGAGGAAAGAAGGGAATGAATATAAGATGatgcagaacagaagaaatatgtatACAGTTCAAAACAACACAG GTCCCTACTTCAATCCCCGCTCACGGCAGAGGATCCCTCGGGATTTGGCCATGTGTGTCACCCCCAGCGGCCAGTTCTACTGCTCCATGTGCAATGCCGGGGCCAGCGAGGAGATGGAGTTCAGGCAGCACttagaaagcaaacagcataaAAGCAAGGTGTCCGAACAGCGGTACAGAAATGAAATGGAGAACCTAGGCTATGTACAATGA